The sequence below is a genomic window from Monodelphis domestica isolate mMonDom1 chromosome 2, mMonDom1.pri, whole genome shotgun sequence.
TTGTAATGACACTCCCTACTCCCAATCACATGTAGGAATCtctcatcttttgttctttcttttctataagAGATTAATCTCACCTCcagttttccatgttttttagaTTCCAGTTGGAATGATTTGTTAGTCCTGTACCATCAGCTTTTCTCTCAGTGATGTTGTGTCTCCAACTGGGAAGACAAAGGTCAGAGACTAGGTGAAACTGAGTTTGATAGTTTGGAAAGGAGCAGATGACTAAAGAGGTCCACAATATCTAtatcaaatgataccttctctggtgcaaggaggagagggaggaaaagagggagggagatacctaGGAACTTTAATAtgataaacaaatatattttgaaaaattattatcaCTAAGGATAAGTTCAGGGCCCCCAGAGAGGACATTCTTTATTACACTGAAACCAGTCTTGAAGGGTAAGGATAATCCTTGAGAATAGATGATGtattttcttcccaaagtttgttgctttttcaaaattttttagaGTTCCATTAACTCACATTGCCTcaacctctctctccttcctgacaTATATCTGTCAGCTTCTAAGGATCTAATATGTGCATCCTTTAAAAATGGTgacataggggcagctaggaggctcagtgaatagagtcaggcctagagaaaggaggggcTATGTTTAACTCTGGCTTTAGACAATTCCTAGAcatgtgcctctgggcaagtcacttaataccagttACCTAATagttaactgctcttctgcctctgaaCCAATATTAAGTACTGatcctaaaatagaaggtaaacattttaaaaaaaggggcGGGGGGAGTGACAGACTCAGGATTGAAAAATCAACTGGTAAGACCCGCAAATTAGAGTATTTCACTTAATCAGAGGTACAATTAAAGTAGAGTGAATAGGACTTTCCCCCAGGGTGCCCTTAGAGGATCGCTGGCAATACTGAGTTCTTTAGGGTTAGACCAATCCAACCTGACCCAAAAGAATGGAGATAAGCAAGACCAGGAGCTgaaaggtaagggagaaagataACTTTAGAGGGAAATTATTGGGATACTAGGAGAGAGGGAATGGGTTGGCAAAATAtttggaggaaagggagagaaatgaaactggaaagaaagggaataatttaaaataaaaaataaaaaattaatattaaaatttttttaaataaattaacaaaccaacaaaagaaagaaagaggactgGGGGAATACTGAGAGAAGAAATGGGAGATGATAGAGAAAGGGGTGGGGCCTAGGGAGACACTGAGAGGGAGGAATAAGGGCTCAGAGGACCCTGGGAAAGAAGTGAGAAATAATTCAcctatttttcttccccttctgggACAGCAGCCAGTTAACAAAGTCCTGTTGCATGATCTTGTCCATGGTGATGCTGTAGTCACTAATGAAGGTCCCCTCAGCATAACGCTGCCCTCGAGCCCAAGGGCCACCAACTTTGGGGTGAGGTCTAAAAagtgagaagagggagagaaaaaggaccaTTTAGTCAAGGATAGAGGtaaggaaagatggaaaaaacgaatagagagaggaaatgagggagagaaagagaaaaaattaggggaagggagagaagaaaaaggaatgagatTAGGGGAAGGAGGAGTGggaatagaggaagagagagggagaaagggcagGGGGAagtatagaaggaaggaaatggaggtCAATAGCAATCAgcagagaaaatatttatagcaaccctTGAAA
It includes:
- the GIP gene encoding gastric inhibitory polypeptide, coding for MVKVIKTFSLMLLPLFLAMVKSDLEEAYLRPHPKVGGPWARGQRYAEGTFISDYSITMDKIMQQDFVNWLLSQKGKKNSWRHNITERKADGTGLTNHSNWNLKNMENWSSPFKDSSSEDPKNKRMKELALTWLILDLYGLRFE